In Sphingobacterium sp. SRCM116780, the genomic stretch GGATTAAAAAGAACATCCTTCGCAATTTTGATGCAAGAGAAGTATATGCTAAGGTATTCCCAGCGAAAACAACTTTTGCAGAGATGGAAGAATGGAGCCCATCTGGATATTTTATCTCTAATGGTCCTGGCGATCCTGCAGCAATGGATTATGCTATTCAAACAGTAAAAGAGATCTTAGCTGCAGATCAACCGATGTTTGGTATCTGTCTAGGACACCAAATATTAGCATTGGCAAATGATATCCGTACGCAAAAAATGCATAACGGTCACCGTGGAATTAACCATCCTGTGAAAAACATCATTGCTAACCGTTGTGAAATTACGTCACAAAACCATGGTTTTGGGGTTGTTGCAGAAGATATTAAGCGATCAGATAAAGTAGAGATCACACACGTCAACTTAAATGATCAATCGATAGAAGGTATCCGTATAAAAGGAAAAAATGCATTTTCGGTACAATATCACCCAGAATCATCACCTGGACCACACGATTCACGTTATTTGTTTGACGATTTCATTCAGTTGATTAAAAAATAATTGATCCATATATCGAAGAGGTTAGCTTTTGCTAACCTCTTTTTTATTTTAAATATGTTCCTTTATGTTATAAAATTGTCGCTAACGTTTTTTAATAAGCTCAATTTTATTTATATTTGATTGTTAAATTAGAATATAATTTTTTAGTGTAAAAATCACACTAAGTATTGTATAAAATACTATAAAAAATTTAAACCAAATATTACAATGAGTTTAATTATTGATGTACATGCGCGTCAGATTCTGGATTCGCGCGGAAATCCTACTATTGAAGTAGATGTAACAACACAAAATGGTTTCGTTGGACGTGCAGCAGTACCTTCTGGTGCTTCTACAGGTGTTCATGAGGCTGTAGAGTTACGTGATGGTGACAAGTCGAAATACTTAGGTAAAGGTGTTTTGAAAGCAGTAGAAAATGTAAATACTAAAATTGCTGCTGCTTTAGAAGGTATTGATGTATTTGAACAAAACGCGATTGATAAAATCATGATCGATTTGGACGGAACAGAAAATAAAGGAAACTTAGGTGCCAATGCAATTTTAGGTGTTTCTTTAGCTGTTGCAAAAGCTGCTGCGCAAGAGTCTCGTCAACCTTTATACCGTTATATTGGTGGTGTAAATGCGAATACACTACCGATTCCAATGATGAACATCATCAATGGTGGTTCTCACTCAGATGCTCCTATTGCTTTCCAAGAATTTATGATCATGCCTGTTGGCGCTCCTTCATTTTCTGAAGCTTTGCGTTGGGGAGCAGAAGTATTCCATAACTTGAAAAAGATTTTACATGACCGTGGCTTATCTACTGCAGTAGGTGATGAAGGTGGTTTCGCCCCAACTTTTGATGGTACTGAAGATGCGATTGAAACGGTGTTAAAAGCAATTGAAGCAGCAGGTTACAAACCAGGTGCTGAGATCTGTTTAGCATTGGATTGTGCTGCATCTGAATTTTATGTCAATGGTAAATACGATTACACAAAATTTGAAGGTGATAAAGGTGCTATCCGTTCTTCTGAAGAACAAGTGGCTTACTTAGCAGAATTGACTCAAAAATATCCAATTATTTCTATCGAAGATGGTATGCATGAGGATGATTGGGCTGGCTGGAAATTATTAACAGAAAAAATTGGCGCTACTATTCAATTGGTAGGGGATGATTTATTTGTAACCAATACAAAACGTTTGCAACAAGGTATCGATACGGATACTGCAAACTCTATCTTAGTAAAAGTAAACCAAATTGGATCGTTAACAGAAACAATTAACGCGGTTACTTTGGCGCAAAATTCAAACTATACTTCTGTTATGTCTCACCGTTCTGGAGAGACAGAAGATGCAACGATTGCTGATTTAGCAGTAGCGTTGAACTGTGGTCAGATTAAAACAGGTTCTGCTTCTCGTTCAGATCGTATGGCAAAATACAATCAATTATTGCGTATTGAAGAAGAACTAGGTGCTAATGCTCGTTTCATTGGCAAAAGCTTCCGATTTGCTAAAAAGTAATAAGTAATCGAATCTATATAAAAAAGCGACTTTACCGAGGTAAAAGTCGCTTTTTTTGTGTTAGAATAAGGTGGTTTTATGTGGACCCCTCAAGTTAAGATCAAATTCTTTATTCAATTGATCGATAAAGTAGGTGGCCAATAGGGGAGATTCTACTTCAATATTTTGGTGAATAAAGAAATATAACTTTTGTAAACCAGCTGCTCTCCATTGTTTGATAACTTGTATCCAATCATCCAAACGCTGATAATCGGAGGGATGATTAGCTCCAACATAACGAACAAAGGCTATTGGGGTTGTCAATCGCATATGTAGCATATCACGTCGGCCAGCCGTGTCTACCAAAATATTGGTGACGCCATGATCTTCCAATAGTTTATAAAAAGATTGGGCGATTTCTCCATTAGCAAACCATTCCTCGTTTCGTACTTCTAACGCTAGAGGCATACCCTTTGGAAAATTCTTTAAAAATTCTTCTAAACGTGCGATGTCTTTGGGCTTATAATTATCGTGCATTTGCAAGAATATCATGCCTAATTTTTCTTCAAAAAAAGCAATGGCATCAGTAAAAGCACGTACTTTCTCATCCGTCTGAAGTAAACGGCTATAGTGACTGATGGATTGTGGTATCTTTGGGAAAAACTTAAAATCTGCAGGTGTTTTTTCTTTCCAAGTGTTCACCTGTTCTTTGGAAGGACTATTATAGAAGGTAGCATTGAGCTCTACGCTATTAAATTGTTGACTATAATATACTAACTCATCTTTTGTTCCTCTGGGGTAAAAACCCTTTAAATCAGCCTTATTCCACTTCGCACAACCCACAGAGACTTCAAAAGGTTGATCATTTTTATATTGGTTTAATAATTTTATTGTATCGGAAGAAACAGGCGGTAATTTAAAGTCTACTTCTTCAGGATGTTCAACTTGTCCAAATTTCATATTGTCTGATTTCTTAATTGTTTATCAAAAAGTAAATGAGCAATTAAAGCTGCTATGCTATATATTAGTCCTACTACAATAACTCCGTTCCATTCATAATGTTGCCAAGCTTGAGCTGCAAAATAAGTACCTGATGCACCTCCAATAAAATAACTGACCATGTAAACCGTATTCAAACGATTATTGGCTCCTAAATTTAGAGCATAAAAGTCACCTTGATTAAGGATATGCATCGATTGTAATCCAAGATCGATTAAAATAATGCCGATAATCAGACCGATATAAAAAGAACCTAGCACGGAAAAGAAGAACCAGCTGAGCAACATGATGCAGATACCTGCCGTGATGATATGACGCTGGTTGTACCGTACTGTAAATTTATTAACAAATGCAGCAGCCAACGCTCCACAAGCTCCAAAGAGTCCAAATGATCCTGCCATGGCAGCTCCATCAAAAAATGGAGGTCCTTGTAGATGAAAAACTAAGGTTGTAAAGAAGGCTGAAAACGAACCAAAACCCATGGCTCCTCGAAAAGAAGCTAATTGCAAAACAGGTTGAGATTTTGCAAAAGACCAAATAGATTTCATTAATTCGGTATAGGTGCCTTTAAAACTAGGATTTAATTCGGGTAGCTTAAAGGCTAAGATGGAAGCCGTTAAAAGCATAATAGCAGCTGCAATCCAATACATCTCCCGCCAACCTAACCAAGAGCCTACAAAACCACTGATGACGCGTGATAATAATATACCGATCAAAAGCCCAGACATCACCATTCCTATGGCTGAAGATTGCTTGTCTTTTGAAGCAAGTTCTGCTGCCATGGGTACAAAGACTTGCGGGATAACGGATGTGAATCCGATGAAGAAACTAAAAATTGAAAGCATTTGAATATTAGGCGATAAGGCCATTCCAATTAAAGCGATAATAATGAATACAAAGTCAATTAAAATCATTCGTTTCCGCTTAAACATATCACCAAGAGGCACGATGAAGAGCAATCCGCAAGCATATCCGATTTGGGTGAGCATAGCAATATTGCTGGCTACAGATTCAGATACCTGTATATCTTTGGCAATAAGCGCTAAGAGTGGTTGATTGTAATAATTATTGGCGACAACTAAACCAGTAGCAATGGTCATTAACCACAGTAAGCTATTGGTTAAAGTTGGCTTTGTTTTTTCATGCATGTGAAGTTATTTAATGAAGCTCATCCCAAAGGTCTTGAAGTTGTTGTTTCAATTGCGATACTTCTTGTTCTAATGTTTCTATTCTTTTATGGAGCTGTTCTGTGTTTTCTGATGAAGTAGTAGACTGTTCGAATTG encodes the following:
- a CDS encoding DUF72 domain-containing protein, which codes for MKFGQVEHPEEVDFKLPPVSSDTIKLLNQYKNDQPFEVSVGCAKWNKADLKGFYPRGTKDELVYYSQQFNSVELNATFYNSPSKEQVNTWKEKTPADFKFFPKIPQSISHYSRLLQTDEKVRAFTDAIAFFEEKLGMIFLQMHDNYKPKDIARLEEFLKNFPKGMPLALEVRNEEWFANGEIAQSFYKLLEDHGVTNILVDTAGRRDMLHMRLTTPIAFVRYVGANHPSDYQRLDDWIQVIKQWRAAGLQKLYFFIHQNIEVESPLLATYFIDQLNKEFDLNLRGPHKTTLF
- a CDS encoding MFS transporter, translated to MHEKTKPTLTNSLLWLMTIATGLVVANNYYNQPLLALIAKDIQVSESVASNIAMLTQIGYACGLLFIVPLGDMFKRKRMILIDFVFIIIALIGMALSPNIQMLSIFSFFIGFTSVIPQVFVPMAAELASKDKQSSAIGMVMSGLLIGILLSRVISGFVGSWLGWREMYWIAAAIMLLTASILAFKLPELNPSFKGTYTELMKSIWSFAKSQPVLQLASFRGAMGFGSFSAFFTTLVFHLQGPPFFDGAAMAGSFGLFGACGALAAAFVNKFTVRYNQRHIITAGICIMLLSWFFFSVLGSFYIGLIIGIILIDLGLQSMHILNQGDFYALNLGANNRLNTVYMVSYFIGGASGTYFAAQAWQHYEWNGVIVVGLIYSIAALIAHLLFDKQLRNQTI
- the eno gene encoding phosphopyruvate hydratase, with the translated sequence MSLIIDVHARQILDSRGNPTIEVDVTTQNGFVGRAAVPSGASTGVHEAVELRDGDKSKYLGKGVLKAVENVNTKIAAALEGIDVFEQNAIDKIMIDLDGTENKGNLGANAILGVSLAVAKAAAQESRQPLYRYIGGVNANTLPIPMMNIINGGSHSDAPIAFQEFMIMPVGAPSFSEALRWGAEVFHNLKKILHDRGLSTAVGDEGGFAPTFDGTEDAIETVLKAIEAAGYKPGAEICLALDCAASEFYVNGKYDYTKFEGDKGAIRSSEEQVAYLAELTQKYPIISIEDGMHEDDWAGWKLLTEKIGATIQLVGDDLFVTNTKRLQQGIDTDTANSILVKVNQIGSLTETINAVTLAQNSNYTSVMSHRSGETEDATIADLAVALNCGQIKTGSASRSDRMAKYNQLLRIEEELGANARFIGKSFRFAKK